Part of the Nicotiana sylvestris chromosome 5, ASM39365v2, whole genome shotgun sequence genome is shown below.
tttagatattagagtcgccacttgagataatttatggtatcccaagtcaccggtttaaaatcccgaatcgaggaagttgactcttatttatggtctgcgaacacagagatccgagtaagaaattctgttaacccgagagaagatGTTCGGCATTCGTGGGTTCCATGGTTTttgcacggtcgctttgatcatacttggcttaatcaaattgtctaattactcattttagaacctatgcgCATTTGCCTTTTTtgattaagaaattatcttaaaacaggTCACGCACACGTGTACCTATttgtttggtgcgtcaaaaatcatatcacgcgaacgtgtccacaattgaTAACGCTTTATTAATTAATAAGATTATTTCacccaaagttgcgcgaacgcataccccgATTTTAATTTCTAGAATCGTAACTATGTCACGctaacgtgtacacaatcacaataatAGATTAAAAGTGAGTCTAAAAGCATACTAACAGATTCATAAATTAATTTATCCTATGGTTTAGGACTAACTTTACTTCCACGCTATTCAACTAAGTTAGGAAAACTTCCTACTTTCACAAAATATACAATTTATACACCTTCTAACAGAGAAATTCTACAGCTAAATCAGAACAAATAATCGAAGAAAAACACTACTCTTCACACAGGTTACTGAAGAAACAAAACACATAGTCAGAAACATGTAATCAGAACAAAAccaaatgaaagaaagtgaaTCTTACACTGAATCTTCACACACAAAAAAACGAAATTAATCACTGGACCAAAATGAAAACCTCGACGGAACTACAATCCAGACCTCAAAACTTGCCGAACCGCGACAAAATTCAACAACGGACCTCGAATCGGCACCTCGGATTTGCAAACGAACAACATCAAACGCAAAAGGTTTCAGACGCATAATCACAATCAACTTTCAAACTCTTTATGCCTTCCTCAAACTTCTCAGAACCAGACATGATAGTTTTCTTGCCCTGTATATTCGAAGCAACCCATTGACCTTCTGTGGTTTATTTAGTTGGATTGTTCCTCTTTGTCGAAGAAGAAAGAATTCAGGTGGGGGAGGTCGTGTTTATGGCTGTAAATGGCTAAAAATATGGGTGTTTATGGGTCTTTCATGGTGGTGTAAAGGTGGAGATGGGGTCGTTTTTGGTTCAGCGGCCAACCATGGAAATGGATGCTTCCTTCTTTAGCAGAAGACCCACCGAGCGGGGGACGAGGTCTCTTCTATGTGTGTTCTGCGGCACTGCTTCAGGTCTAGCTCTAGGTTAGCTCCTGATTTTTCAAGTAGGGATTTCCtagggttttttttttggttttttgggTGTGAATACTGAAGAAGAAGACGTTGGGGGTTGTGGGGGGGTCTATTCTTCGTGAAAAATGGCAGATCAGATCTCTGTCCTCGGTCTTTCTAGGTTAGCTAGGTTAGTCCTCTTTTGTATCATGTTGAAGGTTAGGGTCTTGGGCTGCATTATGGGCTGAAGGTGGTTTAGAAATTGGGCTCAGCATCAAGCCACATTTTTTCTCTAATTAGTTCAAAACTAAGCCCTATAAATCTGAaaattatgggtaaaaataataattcttccttctaaaaataaaatactataaaacaaaattaattttCTAAATAGACTAAATTATAATGTGaaactatttttgatattttccaAATATAATGAAAAGTAAGATAAATCAAAAGTAAATAGATAAATATCAATTAGTTAAAATGAAGGAaagtttttttataattttcattttgtgacataataaagtaaaagagtcaaaactagttaaaataacgatattaggcctaaactagatatttacatgctaaaatataaaaaatcttgaggagggtcgaaaatcacatgtctacaccctCCCTAGACACCACACGTGGGactatactgggttgttgttgttgttgttgttgttgttgaaagaTAACAAACAAACTTCAAATGCTTGTGCCGGAATGCATAAGAAATGTCCTCTTCAAAAGCACTGTAGacataagagggccctctcttatgaaaccctcatAGTAAAGGGTTTATTCCAATAGaatgtatgcccggaatcaaaagCCATTGGATGAAAATATACCTGAAGCTTTAATCAATTAAACGCAAAGGGAATATCACTTAAGAAAAAATTCCTTATTTATTTATCAAGTGCCAAACTCGGTGaatgataaaaaggaaaaaacgaAGAGAAAAAGCAGTTATGCATTATTGTCGCCGGAGCCCGAAGGGAGAGAGGGATCTATGTTTCCCTAATGGAGAAAATCAGATCGACTACCGGTTCGGGTCCTGAaccttcatcttcattttcttcaatctccCCTTCAGTTCCTAAGTACTCGGAACCAGTATTCGAAAAGTCAGTTGTACTGGGCCGAGCGGGAAGATTTTCAAGAGTAGTTAGCTCCAGTTCTCTAGCTTTGACAATGCAATCATCAATATCGACAATGCccgctttggcctcttccaaggtttttctccttATATGATATATAGCATAAGTCTTCTCAAATACGAGGGAATCCTCTTAGTCCTGGAGTTTTTCTTGGAGTCTATCAATTTCGGCCTGAAGGCCGTCCCTTTCGGATCTCATGGCGACGAGGCGAGAATCAAGCTCAATAGTTGTAGATAAGTGGATCTGATTTTGCTACATGATTCTCTTAAGCCTATCTTCCATTTTGGCCCTCTTCTCTAGAGCAGCATTGGCTTTCTTGATTTTGGAGTTTCAGTCTGCCTTCAAATTTATTTGATCCTCCAAGGCAGACTCGCGCTTGGAAGCAGCAAGCACATCATCATGTAGCTTGGCCCACTTAGCCTTGGCTCTTGGAACTTCTCGTGCAATTGAAAAGCTTCTTGATTGTGGGCCATATTATCTTGCTCACTCTGCTGCAACCGAGCCTTAAGCTCGCTCATCTCAGCAGCTTTTGCCTCCAATACTGGGAGGCGGGCAACAAATTAGTTCCTCTCGGCCAAAAGTTGATCCTGCTCGGAAGCGAGTCCTTGCTTGTCAAGAATAAACCTTTTTAGgcctttaaaagcaagaaaattgGCATGCAAAAAAGAATATCAAAGTTGGATTTCCATTGAAACAAGTGAATATAAAAGATGATACGAGGACACAAGTATGGTACCTGCGCCATGTTGTGCATGGAATTGTTTACCAGGCACTCCCCCGAAAGAGAGCACATTTTCTTCCATTATTTCTCCAAAGCCAATGGATTCAGGTAGTTTGCAAGCTCCACCAGCTTGGAAAAAAGGTGGCACTCTTTTGAAACCGAAAGACTGGCATTTCTCCTCCCTCAAGGATCTGGGGAAGGGGTTGAATAATTGTGCCCCAAATTCCCCTAGTCGGGTGACCGAGGAGGAGAAGCACCCCTTTCTTGCTAAGACGGTACCAATGGGGGAGTGGTAGTTGTTGCCGGTGGAGAAGGAGTAGTTGGTGTCGATGGGCGTGCACCCATCAGTGTAGAAGGTGAAGAAGCAACGATGGAAGAAGAAGTGTTGATTGTTATTGGCTCAGTGGTCGGAGATAGAAGAGGCCCAGGGTCTGAACCCCTAGACTGAAGGTAACGAAGGGGGCAGGGCAATGAGAATCATCGTTCTCGATCAAGCAAAAAATGGAATTATCAACCTTTTTATGAAATTACCTGTGTTCGTACAAAGATAAGAGGAAGAAGGACTCAGTTTACCATAATTTTTGGCCTTTCACCTATATTTGGGGGCTATTTCCTTTCAACGACAGAATTTTAGTGTCGTGATTTCTAGAATTTTCTGAACCCACTGGTCTAGGCCTTATGCCTGTGGTGGTTCCCATCGGGTAGCTAGAACAAAAGAAACAAGAAGATCAACAATaacagaaaataattttttcacgaatgATGGAAATGAATAATTGAAAACTTACAAAAGTGATTCCACGACCTAGGAAAAGACAGTGTTATGGCTGGGATGATGTCCTTACTAGAAGTGATGATGAATTGTTCCATCCATAACGATCATTATTATCATCCACGCCGGTGAGAAGAGCGTGGTGCTCATGTTTGCTAAAGTTTAGTATTCCCACATGTAAAACTTTGGGAGAGTGAAGATTCATCATGTGTGCAAGGGTTAGGATTTCCCTAGTCTTCGTGCATAGTTGGCGAAGGCAAGCTACCATCCGCCAAAGCTATGGGCTTACGTGTGCTAAGCAGACCTGGTACCGGTGACAAAACTTCCGAGCCCTTCATTAGACCCTAGAGAGGATGGACCCAAGGTAAAGGGAAACGTATAGACATATGTAAAACCCTTCTTGGTGAAGGTAACCCGCTTTATCAAATCCGAGGCAAGGATTTCAAGATTGGGGCAATTGTAGTCCTCCTTCACAGTAAGGATACTGGAACGACGAATGGAGGAGGGATACCTACTAACATTCCAAGTCCGTGAAGATACAGAAATGGCCTTCTTTTGAAAGTCGTTAATAGTGTTGAGATGTTGTGGTATGATGGTTCTTACAGTGGGAGGTTTAGAATCAACATCAGCTTCCTTGTACTTATTTTTCTTTGGGCCTCTGCCGAGAAGACCAGTGTTTCCAAAGAGAGAGGTGAAATAAGCCATAGTAACAAAAGGTCAGCAACAATTTAGCTAAGAAAGTTGGAGGAGATGGAAAAGTTTCTAAGCAAATGCAAGGAAGAAGAAAGACTTGTGaaaattttggaaataaagaagtaaaaatAATGAATAGAAGGGGAGTTATAAATGGCAAAAAATAGTGGTAATGATTACCTCGAAAACTGGCAAAAATATTTGTTGAATCATGGGGTAACACGTGTTCAAGGTATTAAATGCGAGAAGATGTACGTCTTTTCAAGTGTCAGAGACTGTTCAGGAACTTTCTCCCCAATAAAGGAATCTTCAACAACTTAGTGTTACCAgaaagtagggggactatctgtacgGGGTAAAATTAATTTATAATAGAAGGTCGAATGGTAGCATGACACGTGGAACCGAAGGTAAGAAAAAGGCAAGTCAGGCAATAACCAATACCGGACACAACGAATGTAATTGACATCGAGTAAATCCCGAAGGGAGCATATTTAACGGGAGAAGATCAAGGGTTTGCCGTTAGATATCATTCAATGAGGGAATATTCTCTAATATAAAATAAACGACTGTTGCAGAGAATATTTGCATTCATGGTCTGtcgttacatattcatcaatgactCTTTTATTATCCTTTAAGAGGAGCTTGATCCTAGTATCTTGTTTCCCTAGGTAAAGCTATAAATAGCAGGCTCAACAGCCATTATAAGGACATATAAAATTTTCTACAAACATAAGCTATAATTTACTTTTGCTCTCAATTAAACAACTTTATTCACACTTTATCATTGCTTTTACTTTTGTCCTCGGAGGCATTGCGCTCGTAGTCAGACTTGTTATCTTGTTCAATTTCAATTGCTAAATCTCATTTTCAAtttatatttttatcattttttgatCAAATCAATTCACTTGTCtacaaatcatgtaacaaatttAATTGTACTGTTTTACAGGCAAACATGTACATCAaccaaaagaaatacaaaaaggACAAAAAATAAAGGAAATGAAGAGAAAACCGGTTgacaaaaatatttaaataaaattaagcaATTTAACTACAATAGTTACAAATTAAGTTTATTATATAATAGTTTAAATTAGGACTAAAAAACAATATTGATGGGGAAATAAAAGAAACCCTGGTATTAGTCCATGATGGGTTGGGTTTCATATACTTCTCAGattagggagaaattcaaaaatagccagatttataagtggtcattgTAAAATAAGCACAGTttcaaaaataatcgaaatttagccacttttcacataaaagataaatctgaacgaaaacaatGTTTAAAATCCAAAagatattccagcataatatactggaactccattatattatgttggaactccagtataatataatggagttctagtataatatactgctactccattataatatactggagttttagtataatatatcggtccaatatattatactagaacttttcgcgtgttggagttccaacataatatactggaagttcatatacaggtgcaccaATCTCTACTATATTATGCTGCAACTTTctatgttgcagcaaaatagtgactatttttcaataattttacaaatgttggctatttttcaattacaaaTCGAAAACTGGCTCGCCTGTACTATTTTTACTCAGATTTAAATCTGAAAAATAATAGGCGGACCGATATGTTAAGATTGGAGGCATCAGTACCCGCTATATTGACTAAAATGTTTTGTTTATATATAAGTAAAGATTtgtcaaaaaaaatatttatgcAGAGATGCTAACACCAGGCTCAGTTAGTGAGAGAAACTCTTCCTTCTCACTAACTTACAGAACATCTTCTTAATTCAATAGCTATATGGCTACAAACATCAACCGCCATATCCCCCCTAAACCACCAAATAAGGGCATTACCAcccaaaaagaagaagttaaaagCTTTAAAGAAAACCTGGTCGAGGGAGTACAACATTCCCTAACTATTACTGAGGCCCCTACAATTATGGATACTACATCTAAGGTCCAAGAATCTTTTGCTACGCTAAATTGCCAAATGCTGATAGATGACAATACAATTCAACTCACAGAGGAAGATCAAGCACGGATATATCAACCCTGGAAATATTCTCTCATTATCAAGCTAATTGGTAAGAAAATTCAACACCATATCCTAAAAAAGAAAATTCAGGAAGCTTGGAAAATTATAGATAATTTCCCCCTCATTGATTTGGGAGCAGACTACTACATAGCCAAACTAGAATGTGAAGAGCACATGATTAAAGTTTTAAATACTGGCCCATGGTTCATATTCGGCCATTTCCTCTCTATTCAAAGATGGAAGCCAAACTTTGTGGCAACAGAAATTAAAAGCTCCCTCATTGCCATTTGGATCCGTTCGCCCCAGTTGCCAACTGAGTTATATGATGGAATCATCTTGGCAAAAATTGAAAATGCCATTGGTAAATTACTAAAGGTTGATGCGTGCACCTCTTCCACTCTAAGGGGTCGCTATGCCAGATTATGCATAGAGCTTCCTCTAGAAGTTCTAGTAATCCCTTtcatcaaaattggccatcacaAACAAATCATCCAATATGAGGGGGAGAATACCCTATGCAAGCAATGTGGAAGATTAGGCCATGTGGCATTGAAGTGTTTCTATGCCAAAACATCTCTTCCACCAAACCACTCTATGGAAAATACTGGTGTTATGCTTGAAGAGAAAAGCAACGACAATGCAGTAAATGAGCTAGCATGGCAAACGGTTAAGTTCCCAAAGAAAAAAAAGGACCAATAGGAGAGATTCTGGAAGAAACCAAAACCAAAACCCAGGTATCCAAGCAAAATCTTTTCATCCAATGGCAGGTAAGTATCCTTCCCCTTCTCCTAATACTAAGTATATCCCCATTAACACTCAATCATTGAATAGCAGTAAATCTACAATCAACGATTACTATTCTTCTCAAGAAAATCTTGTGGACTGCAACAACAAGTTTTTCACCTTGGTTAGCCCGCTCACAGaaataaaaattaaggaaaactaTTTACAAAACCCTAATAATTCTTCTAAGTTAAACGGTGTCAACAACGTGTCCTTACCTAGCTCTCCTACTCACAATGTGGCTGACATGGAGATCATTAATTTAAATAACATGCAAGCCCTAAGTAACACTACTAATCAAATTATGGTAGATAAAAGGGCTACTAAAAATAATATTACCCAAAATCCAATAGATATTCCTTCCGAAAAACTTCCTCCTAATCTTCGTATCACTACTAACTCTCCCACTAACCACTGCATGGAAAGAGAGCTGACCCAACAACACTTGTCCCACATGCCCTTACCCCCTAACCAAATGGCCAATAGTGATCACCACGTGCCTATCTCTACCGATGCAACAAATTCCCTTAAAATCTATTCTCCTGCATGCAAAGAAAGCATGCAAATAGATCCAATCATTGGCACCCTAG
Proteins encoded:
- the LOC104210511 gene encoding uncharacterized protein — translated: MATNINRHIPPKPPNKGITTQKEEVKSFKENLVEGVQHSLTITEAPTIMDTTSKVQESFATLNCQMLIDDNTIQLTEEDQARIYQPWKYSLIIKLIGKKIQHHILKKKIQEAWKIIDNFPLIDLGADYYIAKLECEEHMIKVLNTGPWFIFGHFLSIQRWKPNFVATEIKSSLIAIWIRSPQLPTELYDGIILAKIENAIGKLLKVDACTSSTLRGRYARLCIELPLEVLVIPFIKIGHHKQIIQYEGENTLCKQCGRLGHVALKCFYAKTSLPPNHSMENTGVMLEEKSNDNAVNELAWQTVKFPKKKKDQ